In Trifolium pratense cultivar HEN17-A07 linkage group LG7, ARS_RC_1.1, whole genome shotgun sequence, a genomic segment contains:
- the LOC123896202 gene encoding uncharacterized protein LOC123896202 — protein sequence MEFPESELCFLSEKIVDFDSLSANGFEVKQYFTSQRWDNGSNTEASTEEEVNKESTPEHVADSEPESEAGEDSEKTTNEEQNIVDVDEVPSEEDLQPPPTQKGIGRRLRSRTTTPAPAVTTTPVVTKKTKDTTLKPVKYGPKKGWSKPIPPPEKKKGVLKRKSAPSSDSDFEAEKDDSSIKPPAKKAMSAKKAMSQAAAPDTEDFPCDNVSFHLPSYAQRWGIICRRRLALERELGKDILECEEIVNLINDAGLIKTVWGLGSCYEKLVREFVVNIPIGCDNPLDKEFQKVYVRGKCVTFSPSVINKVLGNADDPHPDIEVSDNVVCKTITAEKVKTWPKKEKHAKTSVTKQPIAFPTLICDIILSQHPNIRHEGESAKKRATPLAIHQKLYSKQHAPDIVGPSNAAADTPMTRKEMIAMLEANCKELDEKKLQFERMIHALRVEEAAVQAADAGDDGTSGEEEADSDAEGEESDSSPSASV from the exons atgGAGTTTCCTGAATCTGAACTCTGCTTTCTGTCTGAGAAGATTGTGGACTTTGATAGTTTGTCTGCTAATGGTTTTGAAGTTAAGCAGTACTTTACATCACaaagatgggataa TGGATCTAATACTGAAGCTTCCACTGAAGAGGAAGTAAACAAAGAAAGTACTCCTGAACATGTGGCTGATTCTGAGCCAGAGAGTGAAGCTGGTGAGGATTCTGAGAAAACCACCAATGAAGAACAGAACATAGTGGATGTTGATGAAGTTCCTTCTGAAGAAGATCTGCAACCTCCACCTACTCAGAAGGGAATTGGAAGAAGACTGAGAAGCAGGACCACTACACCTGCACCTGCTGTTACCACTACCCCTGTTGTCACCAAGAAAACAAAGGACACTACTCTGAAGCCTGTTAAGTATGGTCCTAAGAAAGGATGGAGCAAGCCTATACCTCCtcctgaaaagaaaaagggtGTGCTGAAAAGGAAGAGTGCACCATCAAGTGACTCTGATTTTGAAGCTGAAAAGGATGACTCAAGCATCAAGCCTCCTGCTAAGAAGGCTATGTCTGCTAAGAAGGCCATGTCTCAAGCTGCTGCTCCTGACACTGAAGATTTCCCTTGTGACAATGTCTCATTTCATCTTCCATCTTATGCTCAACGATGGGGAATAATATGCAGAAGAAGATTGGCCTTGGAAAGGGAACTAGGCAAGGATATTCTAGAGTGTGAAGAGATTGTGAACTTGATCAATGATGCTGGATTGATCAAAACTGTGTGGGGCTTAGGGTCTTGCTATGAGAAGCTGGTTAGGGAGTTTGTTGTCAACATTCCTATAGGTTGTGACAATCCCTTGGACAAAGAATTTCAGAAGGTATATGTTCGAGGAAAATGTGTGACATTCTCTCCAAGTGTGATCAACAAGGTGTTGGGTAATGCTGATGATCCTCATCCTGACATAGAGGTATCTGACAATGTGGTCTGCAAAACTATCACAGCTGAAAAAGTGAAAACCTGGCCCAAGAAGGAGAAG CATGCTAAGACCTCTGTCACCAAGCAACCCATTGCATTCCCAACTTTGATCTGTGACATCATCTTGTCCCAACATCCTAATATAAGGCATGAGGGTGAGTCTGCTAAGAAAAGGGCAACTCCTCTGGCCATTCATCAGAAGCTGTACAGTAAACAGCATGCTCCAGATATTGTTGGACCATCAAATGCTGCTGCTGACACTCCTATGACAAGGAAGGAGATGATTGCTATGCTGGAAGCAAACTGTAAGGAGCTAGATGAAAAGAAGTTgcagtttgaaaggatgatacATGCTCTCAGGGTTGAAGAGGCTGCAGTTCAAGCAGCTGATGCAGGTGATGATGGTACTAGtggtgaagaagaagctgactcagatgctgaaggagaagaaagtgaTTCCTCCCCAAGTGCTTCTGTGTAA